The following DNA comes from Microbacterium foliorum.
CGCGTGCGCGATTCCCCCGTGGCCCGAGACCGCGATGTTCTCCGGCGACAGCAGGAAGACCTTCGACGTGACCCGCTCGATGCGGCCGTAGAGGCCGAGCGAGAGTCCGGAGGCGAAGTCGATCAGACGGCGAGCATCTGCATCGCTCATCTGCGACAGGTTGATGATGACCGGCACACCTTCGCGGAAGCTCTCCGCGATGAGCTGAGCATCGCGGTACTGCTTCGGGTGCACGGTGAGGATCTCGTTCACTGCCCCTCCTGCGGGCTGGCGCACGGCGACGGGGCGCCGTAGCGGGGTCACGGGCGCCGGAGCGGGCTCCTCGCGTTCGCGGTCGCGATCACGCTCTCGGTGGGAGCGGGCCGGGGCC
Coding sequences within:
- a CDS encoding cell division protein SepF, producing MGNPLKKTMVYLGLADEEEVYEEEPAPARSHRERDRDREREEPAPAPVTPLRRPVAVRQPAGGAVNEILTVHPKQYRDAQLIAESFREGVPVIINLSQMSDADARRLIDFASGLSLGLYGRIERVTSKVFLLSPENIAVSGHGGIAHADAESAGFDQS